From a single Ornithorhynchus anatinus isolate Pmale09 chromosome 15, mOrnAna1.pri.v4, whole genome shotgun sequence genomic region:
- the NOL11 gene encoding nucleolar protein 11 isoform X2: MAHWEPAPLLQNNPAKVSDQKPLGCWSVRQGQNITCPAVCNFQTGEYVVVHDEKVLRIWKNEDVNLDKAFKATLSANVYRIHSLPNTEPVVLFKGGAVRRLDALLAKPQRRIEAVISDEEVIKWTELLMDAQQQVLIFVTEKHGDYFAYVQTFPPHNLKKYTLLPGDEKSIPLSFTACVQNRNVSLLCLGSSGCVYKVLIPLTKKAPKETETLLWTLLLKSVMPCGSRKGGSLVVLDGNNIAVLGTSAKVAKECLSIWDLKFQTVKTSKELPLGTNGQLWCHGHRLFILHGKFLTVNPFRCEMSSLASVLGKLKSVQAPDPQALSTFVNWRTFQGEGPEFQDSDQSNSPKEETKRVLRTRKNNVTRCKPKPLTAEQLLSDIKGASKKHIEEQLSKFLSNKWTPDFQISIGHLAVGIVSRCKVEPTFYPQKSLVQLVRTQALSYSLCPDLMVVAIGKTDVHLLHLCLQQFPDIPEPVICACLKTFLSISDDCLEGINITTESVSEHPCIESKEKIERQTGIIQNGFDPSSLEEESSDHQLIQTSDSKIEALLTCPITTKRATLLNAILQSAYSETFLLPHLKDLTAQHVILFLQYLHFLYVKCSENVSMTLPGPCPPTLNQIMDWMCLLLDAHFAVIVMLPEAKELLRNLYKFVKDQVWIYSELNKIEGSWKEIQKLSQETNLGFYCIEVHELF; this comes from the exons atggctcactgGGAACCAGCACCCCTACTGCAAAACAACCCTGCTAAG GTTTCAGATCAAAAGCCCTTGGGCTGTTGGTCAGTCAGACAAGGTCAAAATATAACATGTCCAGCTGTGTGCAACTTTCAGACTGGAGAATATGTTGTCGTTCATGATGAAAAG gttttaagGATATGGAAAAATGAAGATGTAAATTTGGATAAGGCATTTAAAGCAACA CTGTCAGCTAATGTGTataggatacattccctgccaaacacTGAGCCGGTGGTGCTGTTCAAGGGGGGAGCTGTCAGACGCTTAGATGCTTTGCTTGCCAAACCCCAACGGAGAATTGAAGCTGTTATTTCTGATGAAGAAGTAATAAA GTGGACGGAGTTGCTTATGGACGCTCAACAACAGGTTTTAATTTttgtcacagagaag CATGGAGATTATTTTGCGTACGTACAGACGTTTCCCCCACATAACTTAAAAAAATATACACTCCTGCCGGGAGATGAAAAATCTATTCCTCTGAGTTTTACAGCCTGTGTTCAAAACAGAAATGTCTCACTACTGTGTTTAG GCTCCAGTGGGTGTGTTTATAAAGTTCTGATACCACTGACTAAAAAAGCCCCAAAAGAAACTGAAACTCTGCTCTGGACGCTACTTCTCAAGTCTGTTATGCCCTGCGGTAGCAGAAAAGGTGGATCACTTGTTGTCCTAGATGGAAATAACATAGCCGTCTTGGGAACTTCAGCCAAAGTTGCTAAAG AGTGTCTCTCCATATGGGACTTGAAATTTCAAACAGTAAAGACTTCAAAAGAACTGCCACTTGGAACTAACGGGCAA CTCTGGTGTCATGGCCACAGACTCTTCATACTTCATGGAAAATTTCTGACTGTGAACCCATTCAGGTGTGAAATGTCATCATTAGCATCTGTTCTTGGAAAACTAAAGTCTGTTCAAGCTCCAG ACCCCCAAGCCCTATCTACCTTTGTAAACTGGAGGACATTTCAAGGGGAAGGTCCTGAGTTCCAGGACTCGGATCAATCCAACTCACCAAaggaagagacaaagagagtT TTGAGGACAAGAAAAAACAATGTCACAAGATGCAAACCAAAGCCTCTGACAGCTGAACAACTACTGTCAGACATAAAG GGTGCTTCCAAAAAGCATATTGAAGAACAACTCTCCAAGTTTTTATCAAATAAATGGACACCTGATTTTCAAATTTCCATTGGGCACCTAGCCGTGGGAATAGTGAGCAGGTGTAAAGTAGAACCAACGTTTTATCCCCAGAAGAGTTTGGTGCAACTTGTCAGAACCCAAGCCCTATCATACAG CTTGTGTCCCGATTTAATGGTCGTTGCCATAGGAAAGACAGATGTGCACCTGTTGCACCTCTGTCTCCAGCAGTTCCCCGACATTCCGGAGCCAGTTATCTGTGCCTGCTTAAAGACTTTCTTAAG CATCAGTGATGACTGTCTCGAAGGAATAAATATAACGACAGAGTCAGTGTCTGAACACCCATGTATCGAGTCAAAGGAGAAAATTGAAAGACAAACCGGAATTATTCAGAATGGCTTTGATCCTTCATCACTGGAAGAGGAGAGCAGTGATCATCAGTTAATTCAAACATCAGATAGCAAAATTGAGGCCCTTCTAACGTGCCCTATCACAACAAAAAGGGCAACTTTACT AAATGCAATTCTCCAGTCTGCTTACAGTGAAACGTTTCTCCTCCCTCACTTGAAAGACCTGACGGCGCAGCATGTCATT CTCTTTCTTCAGTATTTGCATTTCCTTTATGTGAAGTGTAGTGAAAATGTCAGTATGACTCTTCCCGGACCGTGCCCTCCAACCCTCAACCAG ATTATGGATTGGATGTGCCTACTCCTTGATGCTCATTTTGCCGTCATAGTGATGCTACCAGAAGCAAAAGAACTACTGAGGAATCTTTACAAGTTTGTGAAAGACCAA gtaTGGATTTATTCTGAACTGAACAAGATTGAAGGAAGTTGGAAAGAAATACAGAAACTAAGCCAGGAAACTAACCTAGGATTCTATTGTATTGAAGTACATGAACTCTTTTGA
- the NOL11 gene encoding nucleolar protein 11 isoform X1: protein MAALGEDFALCELPGAPAPDILLGVERGREPGHFLLTDSGRTVTVYKVSDQKPLGCWSVRQGQNITCPAVCNFQTGEYVVVHDEKVLRIWKNEDVNLDKAFKATLSANVYRIHSLPNTEPVVLFKGGAVRRLDALLAKPQRRIEAVISDEEVIKWTELLMDAQQQVLIFVTEKHGDYFAYVQTFPPHNLKKYTLLPGDEKSIPLSFTACVQNRNVSLLCLGSSGCVYKVLIPLTKKAPKETETLLWTLLLKSVMPCGSRKGGSLVVLDGNNIAVLGTSAKVAKECLSIWDLKFQTVKTSKELPLGTNGQLWCHGHRLFILHGKFLTVNPFRCEMSSLASVLGKLKSVQAPDPQALSTFVNWRTFQGEGPEFQDSDQSNSPKEETKRVLRTRKNNVTRCKPKPLTAEQLLSDIKGASKKHIEEQLSKFLSNKWTPDFQISIGHLAVGIVSRCKVEPTFYPQKSLVQLVRTQALSYSLCPDLMVVAIGKTDVHLLHLCLQQFPDIPEPVICACLKTFLSISDDCLEGINITTESVSEHPCIESKEKIERQTGIIQNGFDPSSLEEESSDHQLIQTSDSKIEALLTCPITTKRATLLNAILQSAYSETFLLPHLKDLTAQHVILFLQYLHFLYVKCSENVSMTLPGPCPPTLNQIMDWMCLLLDAHFAVIVMLPEAKELLRNLYKFVKDQVWIYSELNKIEGSWKEIQKLSQETNLGFYCIEVHELF from the exons ATGGCGGCGCTGGGGGAGGACTTTGCGCTGTGCGAGCTGCCGGGGGCCCCGGCGCCCGACATCCTCCTGGGCGTCGAGCGGGGCCGCGAGCCCGGCCACTTTCTGCTGACGGACAGCGGCAGGACCGTCACCGTCTACAAG GTTTCAGATCAAAAGCCCTTGGGCTGTTGGTCAGTCAGACAAGGTCAAAATATAACATGTCCAGCTGTGTGCAACTTTCAGACTGGAGAATATGTTGTCGTTCATGATGAAAAG gttttaagGATATGGAAAAATGAAGATGTAAATTTGGATAAGGCATTTAAAGCAACA CTGTCAGCTAATGTGTataggatacattccctgccaaacacTGAGCCGGTGGTGCTGTTCAAGGGGGGAGCTGTCAGACGCTTAGATGCTTTGCTTGCCAAACCCCAACGGAGAATTGAAGCTGTTATTTCTGATGAAGAAGTAATAAA GTGGACGGAGTTGCTTATGGACGCTCAACAACAGGTTTTAATTTttgtcacagagaag CATGGAGATTATTTTGCGTACGTACAGACGTTTCCCCCACATAACTTAAAAAAATATACACTCCTGCCGGGAGATGAAAAATCTATTCCTCTGAGTTTTACAGCCTGTGTTCAAAACAGAAATGTCTCACTACTGTGTTTAG GCTCCAGTGGGTGTGTTTATAAAGTTCTGATACCACTGACTAAAAAAGCCCCAAAAGAAACTGAAACTCTGCTCTGGACGCTACTTCTCAAGTCTGTTATGCCCTGCGGTAGCAGAAAAGGTGGATCACTTGTTGTCCTAGATGGAAATAACATAGCCGTCTTGGGAACTTCAGCCAAAGTTGCTAAAG AGTGTCTCTCCATATGGGACTTGAAATTTCAAACAGTAAAGACTTCAAAAGAACTGCCACTTGGAACTAACGGGCAA CTCTGGTGTCATGGCCACAGACTCTTCATACTTCATGGAAAATTTCTGACTGTGAACCCATTCAGGTGTGAAATGTCATCATTAGCATCTGTTCTTGGAAAACTAAAGTCTGTTCAAGCTCCAG ACCCCCAAGCCCTATCTACCTTTGTAAACTGGAGGACATTTCAAGGGGAAGGTCCTGAGTTCCAGGACTCGGATCAATCCAACTCACCAAaggaagagacaaagagagtT TTGAGGACAAGAAAAAACAATGTCACAAGATGCAAACCAAAGCCTCTGACAGCTGAACAACTACTGTCAGACATAAAG GGTGCTTCCAAAAAGCATATTGAAGAACAACTCTCCAAGTTTTTATCAAATAAATGGACACCTGATTTTCAAATTTCCATTGGGCACCTAGCCGTGGGAATAGTGAGCAGGTGTAAAGTAGAACCAACGTTTTATCCCCAGAAGAGTTTGGTGCAACTTGTCAGAACCCAAGCCCTATCATACAG CTTGTGTCCCGATTTAATGGTCGTTGCCATAGGAAAGACAGATGTGCACCTGTTGCACCTCTGTCTCCAGCAGTTCCCCGACATTCCGGAGCCAGTTATCTGTGCCTGCTTAAAGACTTTCTTAAG CATCAGTGATGACTGTCTCGAAGGAATAAATATAACGACAGAGTCAGTGTCTGAACACCCATGTATCGAGTCAAAGGAGAAAATTGAAAGACAAACCGGAATTATTCAGAATGGCTTTGATCCTTCATCACTGGAAGAGGAGAGCAGTGATCATCAGTTAATTCAAACATCAGATAGCAAAATTGAGGCCCTTCTAACGTGCCCTATCACAACAAAAAGGGCAACTTTACT AAATGCAATTCTCCAGTCTGCTTACAGTGAAACGTTTCTCCTCCCTCACTTGAAAGACCTGACGGCGCAGCATGTCATT CTCTTTCTTCAGTATTTGCATTTCCTTTATGTGAAGTGTAGTGAAAATGTCAGTATGACTCTTCCCGGACCGTGCCCTCCAACCCTCAACCAG ATTATGGATTGGATGTGCCTACTCCTTGATGCTCATTTTGCCGTCATAGTGATGCTACCAGAAGCAAAAGAACTACTGAGGAATCTTTACAAGTTTGTGAAAGACCAA gtaTGGATTTATTCTGAACTGAACAAGATTGAAGGAAGTTGGAAAGAAATACAGAAACTAAGCCAGGAAACTAACCTAGGATTCTATTGTATTGAAGTACATGAACTCTTTTGA